AAATTACTGGTCGAGGTGCGTGAACATACCGCTCTGGTGACCATTAATAACCCGTCCGCCAACACCTGGGACGAAGAGAGCTTGCAAGGGTTGGTGACACTGGTTGAAGCCTTGAATGATGACCTGGATATCTATTCACTGGTGATCACCGGGCAAGGCGAAAAGTTTTTCTCCGCCGGTGCCGATCTGAATCTGTTTGCTGATGGTGATAAATCTCGTGCGCGACAGATGGCGCGATTGTTTGGCCGCGCCTTTGAAACTCTGAGCGCATTTCGTGGGGTTTCCATTGCAGCCATTAACGGTTACGCCATGGGTGGCGGTCTGGAGTGTGCACTGGCCTGCGATATTCGAATCGCCGAAGAGCATGCGGTGATGGCATTACCCGAGGCGAGCGTTGGTTTGTTGCCCTGTGCCGGAGGTACGCAAAATCTGCCCTGGTTAGTCGGCGAAGGCTGGGCCAAACGAATGATTCTGTGCGGAGACAAGGTTGATGCGGCGACTGCCGAGCGGATCGGCCTGGTTGAGCAAGTTGCTGGCCGGGGTGAGGCGCTGGAGGCGGCGCTGAAATTGGCAGCAGGCGCTGCCAGGCAAAGCCCTTCCAGTGTGACGGCCTGTAAAACCCTGGTGCAGGCGGCGCGCACCAATCCTTTGGCCCAGGCGTTGCCTTCGGAGCGTGAACTGTTTGTGGATCTGTTTGATACCCAGGATCAGAAAGAGGGTGTTAATGCCTTTTTGGAAAAGCGCAAACCCGAGTGGAAAAACGCCTAAGGAAACCCGTCTATGAAAGCTACTGTTGATGCCCCCGTACTGTTTGAAACCCGAGCCGCAGGGGAATATCAAATAGGCTTTGCCACCCTGAATGTGGAGAAAGCCCTGAATGCCCTTAGTCTGGACATGATTGACCTGCTCTATGAGCAGTTATTGGCCTGGCAGCAGGATGACCGGGTGGTCTGTGTGATGCTGCAAGGTGCTGGTGAAAAAGCCTTTTGCGCCGGCGGAGATATACGCCGTTTGTACGATTCCATGTGTGAAAGCGGCGAGGGGGTTAACAGCTATGCGGTCGATTTTTTCAGTCGGGAGTATCGTCTTGATTATCTGATCCATTGCTACGGTAAACCTCTGATTTGCTGGGGCGCAGGAATCGTTATGGGTGGCGGTGTTGGGCTGATGTCCGGTGCCAGCCATCGGGTTGTTACTGAAACCACCCGGCTGGCGATGCCTGAGATCAATATTGGGCTTTATCCCGACGTAGGGGGCTCCTGGTTTTTGGCCAGAATGCCAGGCCGGCTGGGTAAGTTTTTGGGGTTGACTGCGGCATCGCTGAACGCCGCAGATACTCTGTTTACCGGTTTGGCCGATCGCTTTTTGCGTAATGATGAAAGAAGTGAGCTTTGCGATGCGCTTTGCGTCGAGGAGTGGACTCCTGATTCCGAGCAGAACAAGGAGCAGGTGACCCAGTTGTTGAGACGTTTTGAGAAAAGCTCAATACAGGGATTGCCGGTTTCTCCATTGCGACAGCATTATGATCTGATTAATCGTTTGATGGATCACAGTTATCTACAGCAGTGTCTGGATGATTGCCTCAAGTTGGAGACAGAAGACCGCTGGTTACAACGGTGCGTCAAGGCATTTGCCAATGGTTGCCCTATTTCTGCCCATCTTGTGGTCGAACAGATTGAGAAATGTCGTCACCTTTCTTTGAAAGAAGTTTTCCAGCAAGAACTGATTGTTTCTGTTCAGTGTGCTGCCAAGGGTGAGTTCCGCGAAGGTGTGCGTGCCTTGTTGATCGACAAGGACAATGCTCCCCAGTGGGCACCGAAGTCGCTGGATGATGTAGTCCATTCTACCATCGCCGAATTTTATCAAGCGCCCTGGGGAGAGAGTCCTCATCCCCTTGCAGATCTCTAGCTGGCGGGATTGTATCAAGAGCTAACCTGATAAATCGTCATAGCCGTTTAACAATAAAGATAAGAGGTGCAGCAATGAAAATAGGTTTCATAGGTTTGGGTCACATGGGTGGTCCCATGGCCAAGAATCTGGTCGCCGCGGGTCATGAGTTGAAAGTATTTGATCTGGTGCCGTCCGCCGTACAGTCACTGGTGGAGGCAGGTGCTTCTGCGGTTTCAACGGCCAGTGATGCGGCTGTTGATGTTGAGGTATTAATCTCAATGCTGCCTGCCAGCCAACACGTCGAAGGTTTGTATCTGGGGGAAAGTGGATTACTTGGCAGTATCAACCAGCAAACACTGGTGATTGATAGTAGTACTATTGCGCCGGAGTCGGCTCGCAAGGTGGCAACGGCGGCGATCGAAAAGGGCATCACCATGATCGATGCGCCGGTGTCCGGTGGTACAGCGGGTGCGGCGGCCGGTACTCTGACGTTTATTGTGGGGGGCGACAACAAGGCGCTGGAGCGTGCTCGACCCGTGCTCGAGAACATGGGCAAGAATATTTTTCATGCAGGTGATAGTGGTGCCGGGCAGGTAGCCAAGATCTGCAATAATATGATGCTTGCGGTATTGATGGCGGGCAGTGCAGAAGCGATTCAACTGGGAGTTGCTAATGGTCTCGATGCCAAAGTACTGTCCGATATTATGCAAAAAAGTTCGGGGCGCAACTGGGCCCTGGAGCTTTATAACCCCTACCCGGGAGTTATGGAATCGGTCCCGGCAAGCAATGACTATCAAGGTGGTTTTGGCGTTGATCTGATGGCAAAAGATTTAGGTTTGGCGATGGAGGCCGCATTGCAAACTCGTAGCTCGACACCAATGGGGACCCTGGCTCGTAGCCTGTATGCGATGCACAGCGCTAAAGGTAATGGCTCCCTGGACTTTTCCAGTATTCAAAAATTATTTAGCGACCTGTAAGGGAATTGACCCTGCAATAAAAAAAACGGCGCATTGTGCGCCGTTTTTTTTATTGCAGAAAGCTGCCCAGAGCCGATTAAAAGCAAGCCTGTTAGCTTAGCAGGGCCATTGCTGCTTCCATTTCTGCGCTGAGGTCCTCGCCTTCATTCATATCGACCTCGGTATCAAGGCCGAGCTTTTCAAAGGCTTTGATCTGGCTCCAGTCAAGCTGAGCGAAGGCATGGTCAGTGCCGGCAAGGGATTGCAGAATAGCAACCATCACAACGTCGGAGTAATCTGGCTTATCGTCGCCCTGACGCTCGAAATTTACCGATTCGCTGGGTACATCGGCAATTTCACTTGGGAAATCCCAGGCCTTGAGGATCTTGCTGCCCAGTGTCGGATGAATTTCATCGATGACCTGTTGCAGGGTTGCTTCATCGGGTACTTCGCCCTGGTCTTCGATAAAGGTCAGTATGGGGAGTACGCCAATACGATGCATGAGCCCGGCCAGGGTAGCCTGATCGGGTGCCAGTTTGGTGTATTGACGACAGAGTACATGAGAGATACCGGCGATTTCGATGCTTTGTTGCCAGGTATCGCGCATCAGTTTGTCGATGGTGTCATTGGTGGCTTGAAACATCTGCTCCATGGCCAGCCCCGTTGCAAGGTTGCAGGAGTAGGTAATTCCAAGGCGGCCAACGGCATTTTGCAAATTATCGATTTCCCGGCTGCCTCGCATCAATGGCGAGTTGACCACCTTGATGATTCTGGCGCTGATGGCAGCGTCGTTACCAATCACATCGCAGATTTTTTTCACATCCACCATTGGATCTTCAGCTACCTCACGTACCTTAAGCGCTACCTCGGGTAGGGTTGGCAAGGTGAGTTTGTCATTGTCGATGGCAGAGGTTAGTTGTTCGAGAATGTTGGCTGCAAATTCGCTCATAAAAAAATCGCTATGTCAGTAGTGGTTAAGGGAGCCGTTTAAGGTTAGATCAAGCCTATTCAACCAAGTGTTCCCTGTTAGTTATAGCATAGGGAAGATCGGTCACAGAGAGAACCTTATTATCTTCAAAAAGCAGTGTTTTTGCATCGACGGCATCATTTTTGGCAAGAATTAATAGCTCATGATGCTCGCCTGATTGAGCGCCGGAGATAATTTCACCGACTGACTGGTTGTCTTTGTCGACGATGGGGCAAGGGTATTGCTGTGGTTGGCTGGTGCTGGTAGCCCGGTACAGTCGGTTTTTGGACTTTCCCAGATGCTGCATGCGCGCGACGATTTCCTGGCCGGTGTAACAGCCTTTGCGAAAACTGATTGCCCCTAGCGCCTGTAGGTTGAATTGATGGGGCGTATATTGCTCTCGAGTGTCACCGGAGATCCAGGCGATGCCTTGCTGGATATCGCCCAGTAACCAGATATCCGGAGTTGCTCTGGGCAGATGGCCCGAGAGCTCAACCCATTGTTGTTTTGCTTGCTCTGTTGGTAGCCAAAGTTGGTACCTGTGGTTTTCCGAGTCCAGGCAAATCAATTGACCGCCAAGCAGTGCAGAGGTGTTACCACTGTCGATCGAAGGGGCGCCTTGTTTTTTGAGCCAGTCGGCAGCTTGCTGGCCATGGAGCCCTATGCCGACCAGTGATGAGCCAAGATCCTGCAGTTTGCTGCGGAAAAAAACAGCGTACTTGTTCAGGTCGTTTATATGGGGGGCGATCAGGTCCTGGTGCATGACCAGCCAGTAGCCTTGATCAACGGGTAAAATACGGAAGTTGCTCAGCATTCTGCCCTTGGCGTTACAGCAGGCACCCAGAGAGCTGGTGCCAGCTTCCAGTTTGTCCAGGTCGCAAGTGAGTTGGCCTTGTAAAAAACGTGAAGCGTCACCCTCTTGCACCGACATTACTGACCAGGGGGTCAGATCACAAAACCAGCTGTCATCAGTGGTCACTGCTTGTGATGCAGGTTGTTGCTGGAGAAATTGTTGCCATTCTGTGTTCATTGCAATACGAATTCCTGATGCCTTTAAGTGGTCGATCATAGAGTAAAATTGGCAATGGCAACAGCACCCTGGCCGTGGTTATAAAAGAGGCTATAATGGCCACCCCTTTCCCGCTGATAATCGGAGTTCGTTGGATGAAGTCGCAAGCAGAGCTGAATCGC
The DNA window shown above is from Aestuariirhabdus haliotis and carries:
- the ygfZ gene encoding CAF17-like 4Fe-4S cluster assembly/insertion protein YgfZ; the encoded protein is MNTEWQQFLQQQPASQAVTTDDSWFCDLTPWSVMSVQEGDASRFLQGQLTCDLDKLEAGTSSLGACCNAKGRMLSNFRILPVDQGYWLVMHQDLIAPHINDLNKYAVFFRSKLQDLGSSLVGIGLHGQQAADWLKKQGAPSIDSGNTSALLGGQLICLDSENHRYQLWLPTEQAKQQWVELSGHLPRATPDIWLLGDIQQGIAWISGDTREQYTPHQFNLQALGAISFRKGCYTGQEIVARMQHLGKSKNRLYRATSTSQPQQYPCPIVDKDNQSVGEIISGAQSGEHHELLILAKNDAVDAKTLLFEDNKVLSVTDLPYAITNREHLVE
- a CDS encoding enoyl-CoA hydratase/isomerase family protein; this translates as MKATVDAPVLFETRAAGEYQIGFATLNVEKALNALSLDMIDLLYEQLLAWQQDDRVVCVMLQGAGEKAFCAGGDIRRLYDSMCESGEGVNSYAVDFFSREYRLDYLIHCYGKPLICWGAGIVMGGGVGLMSGASHRVVTETTRLAMPEINIGLYPDVGGSWFLARMPGRLGKFLGLTAASLNAADTLFTGLADRFLRNDERSELCDALCVEEWTPDSEQNKEQVTQLLRRFEKSSIQGLPVSPLRQHYDLINRLMDHSYLQQCLDDCLKLETEDRWLQRCVKAFANGCPISAHLVVEQIEKCRHLSLKEVFQQELIVSVQCAAKGEFREGVRALLIDKDNAPQWAPKSLDDVVHSTIAEFYQAPWGESPHPLADL
- a CDS encoding HDOD domain-containing protein codes for the protein MSEFAANILEQLTSAIDNDKLTLPTLPEVALKVREVAEDPMVDVKKICDVIGNDAAISARIIKVVNSPLMRGSREIDNLQNAVGRLGITYSCNLATGLAMEQMFQATNDTIDKLMRDTWQQSIEIAGISHVLCRQYTKLAPDQATLAGLMHRIGVLPILTFIEDQGEVPDEATLQQVIDEIHPTLGSKILKAWDFPSEIADVPSESVNFERQGDDKPDYSDVVMVAILQSLAGTDHAFAQLDWSQIKAFEKLGLDTEVDMNEGEDLSAEMEAAMALLS
- a CDS encoding enoyl-CoA hydratase, encoding MSATSYSNITDKLLVEVREHTALVTINNPSANTWDEESLQGLVTLVEALNDDLDIYSLVITGQGEKFFSAGADLNLFADGDKSRARQMARLFGRAFETLSAFRGVSIAAINGYAMGGGLECALACDIRIAEEHAVMALPEASVGLLPCAGGTQNLPWLVGEGWAKRMILCGDKVDAATAERIGLVEQVAGRGEALEAALKLAAGAARQSPSSVTACKTLVQAARTNPLAQALPSERELFVDLFDTQDQKEGVNAFLEKRKPEWKNA
- the mmsB gene encoding 3-hydroxyisobutyrate dehydrogenase, with protein sequence MKIGFIGLGHMGGPMAKNLVAAGHELKVFDLVPSAVQSLVEAGASAVSTASDAAVDVEVLISMLPASQHVEGLYLGESGLLGSINQQTLVIDSSTIAPESARKVATAAIEKGITMIDAPVSGGTAGAAAGTLTFIVGGDNKALERARPVLENMGKNIFHAGDSGAGQVAKICNNMMLAVLMAGSAEAIQLGVANGLDAKVLSDIMQKSSGRNWALELYNPYPGVMESVPASNDYQGGFGVDLMAKDLGLAMEAALQTRSSTPMGTLARSLYAMHSAKGNGSLDFSSIQKLFSDL